One Apis cerana isolate GH-2021 linkage group LG15, AcerK_1.0, whole genome shotgun sequence DNA window includes the following coding sequences:
- the LOC107997377 gene encoding metaxin-1: MKELNDIYFFLFFDNMDMFELSIWKGDWGLPSVDTECLQVLVYAKFNGIPLKINSAGNPFTTPNGSLPVLKTRNGTFNAVKDIIEFFRKERYNTEYELSRKQCAKVMAYGTMLKEKLFPALQFIWWIDEKNVNELIRPWYCKALPFPFNFYYPGKFERQAHTMFVTLYPLEDNITAIENKVYSEAQKCLTLLSTSLGDSQYFLGQKPTILDAIVYSYLAPLLKAPLPNPALQNHLKACTNLVTFISRISEKYFANECCEYKAKENAQNIRKYSQNEFPNKRRNQLLAGLVTTLIMATYIFSTGILEVSVKDSQIPDVFTEVISINDK, translated from the exons atgaaagaattaaatgatatatatttttttttattttttgataatatggACATGTTTGAATTAAGTATTTGGAAAGGTGATTGGGGCTTACCATCAGTTGACACGGAATGTTTACAGGTTCtg GTTTATGCCAAATTCAATGGTATACCTTTGAAAATCAATTCAGCTGGTAATCCATTCACAACACCCAATGGCAGCTTACCTGTATTAAAGACTAGAAATGGAACATTCAATGCAGTCaaagatataatagaatttttcagaaaagaaCGTTATAATACAGAATACGAATTAAGTCGAAAACAATGTGCAAAGGTTATGGCTTATGGTacaatgttaaaagaaaaattatttccggCATTACAGTTCATTtg gtggatagatgaaaaaaatgtaaatgaattaataagacCATGGTATTGTAAAGCATTGccttttccatttaatttttattatccagGAAAATTCGAACGACAAGCTCATACTATGTTTGTAACTTTATATCCATTAGAAGATAATATAACTGCTATAGAAAATAAG GTCTACTCTGAAGCGCAAAAATGTTTGACATTATTATCTACAAGTCTTGGAgattcacaatattttttggGTCAAAAACCTACAATATTAGATGCTATTGTATATTCCTATTTGGCACCTTTGCTCAAAGCTCCTTTACCAAATCCAGCActtcaaaatcatttaaaagcaTGTACAAATTTAGTAACATTCATTTCACGCatatcagaaaaatattttgcaaatgaaTGTTGTGAATATAAAGCCAAAGAAAATGctcaaaatataagaaaatactcACAGAATGAGTTTCCTAATAAAAGACGCAACCAACTTCTTGCTGGTTTAGTCACTACTTTGATAATGGCAACTTACATATTTTCAACTGGAATATTAGAg